In Euphorbia lathyris chromosome 9, ddEupLath1.1, whole genome shotgun sequence, the following are encoded in one genomic region:
- the LOC136206652 gene encoding uncharacterized protein — MRFGFHMFTFLDFLNAFILSRSKKKRRRRRKFVLYVGMEGLEGMIHRLLEGRNNRGKRIQLTEPEIRNLCLTAKQLFLAQPVLLELEAPINICGDIHGQYPDLLRVFEYGGFPPDSNYLFLGDYVDRGKQSIETISLLLAYKIKYPDNFFLLRGNHECASINRIYGFYDECKRRYSIRLWKIFTECFNCLPVAAVVDDKILCMHGGLSPEMESLDQIRSIERPVDVPDQGLLCDLVWADPDKEIKGWGENDRGVSFTFGADRVIDFLKKHDLDLVCRAHQVVEDGYEFFADRQLVTIFSAPNYCGEFNNAGALMCVNESLLCSFQILKPCKPLPD; from the exons ATGAGATTTGGTTTTCATATGTTCACTTTTCTTGACTTTTTGAATGCATTTATTTTatcaagatcaaagaaaaaaaggagaaggagaagaaagttTGTCCTCTATGTTGGAAtggagggattggaaggaatgaTACATAGGCTGTTGGAAGGAAGGAATAATAGAGGGAAAAGGATTCAGCTAACTGAACCTGAAATCAGAAACCTTTGTCTTACTGCGAAACAACTCTTCCTTGCTCAGCCTGTTCTTCTTGAACTTGAAGCTCCTATCAACATATGTG GAGACATACACGGGCAATATCCAGATCTGCTACGAGTGTTCGAATATGGAGGATTTCCACCGGATTCGAACTATCTATTTCTTGGAGATTATGTAGATAGAGGAAAACAAAGTATAGAAACAATATCCCTTCTTCTTGCTTACAAGATAAAATACCCGGACAATTTCTTCCTTCTGAGAGGGAATCATGAATGTGCTTCGATAAACAGAATATACGGATTCTATGATGAATGCAAGCGTAGATACAGCATTAGGCTATGGAAGATATTCACAGAATGTTTCAATTGTTTACCAGTAGCAGCAGTTGTGGATGATAAAATACTATGTATGCACGGTGGACTGTCACCTGAAATGGAAAGCTTAGATCAGATAAGAAGTATAGAAAGGCCAGTAGATGTTCCTGATCAAGGGTTGTTATGCGATCTTGTTTGGGCTGATCCAGATAAAGAAATAAAAGGATGGGGTGAGAATGATAGAGGTGTTTCGTTTACCTTTGGAGCAGACAGGGTAATTGATTTCCTAAAGAAACATGATCTTGATCTTGTTTGCAGAGCACATCAAGTAGTTGAAGATGGATATGAATTCTTTGCAGACAGACAGTTGGTAACTATATTTTCAGCACCAAATTACTGTGGAGAGTTTAACAATGCAGGGGCTCTCATGTGTGTAAATGAAAGTTTGCTCTGCTCTTTTCAGATTTTGAAACCCTGCAAACCACTACCCGATTAG
- the LOC136206653 gene encoding cell division control protein 2 homolog C, which yields MDKYEKLEKVGEGTYGKVYKAKDKTTGQLVALKKTRLEMDEEGIPPTALREVSLLQMLSQSLYVVRLLSVEYVDANSSTGDKNNENAISKSNLYLVFEFLDTDLKKFIDSHRKGPNPRPLSPDLIQSFLFQLCKGVAHCHSHGVLHRDLKPQNLLLDKDKGILKIADLGLGRAFTVPLKSYTHEIVTLWYRAPEVLLGSTHYSTGVDMWSVGCIFAEMVRRQALFPGDSEFQQLLHIFRLLGTPTEKQWPGVSSLRDWHVYPQWEPQNLARAVPSLGPDGVDLLLKMLRFDPAERISAKAAMDHPYFDSLDKSQF from the exons ATGGACAAGTATGAGAAGCTAGAAAAGGTTGGGGAAGGAACTTACGGCAAAGTTTACAAGGCCAAGGACAAAACAACTGGCCAATTGGTTGCCCTTAAGAAGACCAGATTAGAGATGGACGAAGAAGGTATTCCTCCCACTGCTCTCCGAGAGGTTTCTTTGCTTCAAATGCTTTCTCAATCTCTTTACGTTGTCCGCCTCCTCAGCGTCGAGTACGTCGATGCTAATTCCTCTACCGGAGATAAAAATAACGAAAATGCCATTTCTAAGTCCAACCTCTACTTAGTTTTTGAGTTTCTTGACACGGATCTCAAAAAATTCATTGATTCCCACCGCAAGGGCCCTAACCCTAGGCCTCTCTCCCCTGATCTTATTCAGAGCTTTCTATTTCAACTTTGCAAGGGCGTTGCTCACTGCCATAGCCATGGTGTTCTCCACCGTGACCTTAAGCCCCAAAATCTTCTTCTTGATAAGGACAAGGGGATCCTTAAGATTGCCGATCTTGGCCTTGGCCGTGCTTTTACTGTTCCTCTTAAGAGCTATACCCATGAAATTGTTACTCTTTGGTATAGGGCTCCCGAAGTCTTGCTTGGTTCTACTCATTACTCCACCGGTGTCGATATGTGGTCTGTTGGTTGCATCTTTG CTGAAATGGTGAGAAGGCAAGCTCTGTTTCCTGGTGATTCCGAGTTTCAGCAGTTGCTTCATATTTTTAG GTTGTTGGGAACTCCAACTGAAAAGCAGTGGCCAGGGGTTAGTTCACTGCGTGATTGGCATGTCTATCCACAATGGGAGCCTCAAAACCTGGCACGGGCTGTTCCATCTCTAGGACCTGATGGTGTTGATCTTCTATTG AAAATGCTTAGATTTGATCCAGCTGAAAGGATCTCAGCGAAAGCGGCCATGGATCATCCGTACTTTGACAGCCTTGACAAGTCTCAGTTTTGA
- the LOC136207255 gene encoding bifunctional protein FolD 1, mitochondrial, with protein sequence MLFFNLSRNIMSTMTIKRMAAVRRTLSTQVLKSPQSLVSLDLPEIWAPVADTIHPSPPFNYCNERNAAVIDGKLIAEEIKSTIGIEVRRMKESIGKVPGLAVILVGHRWDSRTYVRNKITACVDTGIKSLTTELPEECSEDAVLNAVLRFNEDPSIHGILVQLPLPQHMDEAKILNVLSMEKDVDGFHPLHMGNLAMTGKEPMFIPCTPKACIELLMRHGIEIMGKNAVVIGRSNIVGLPTSLLLQRHHATVSIIHEVTNNPEQITKEADIVVTAAGVPNLVRGNWLKPGAVIIDVGTCPVEDPSSENGYRLMGDVCYEEAVKVASAITPVPGGVGPMTIAMLLTNTLDSAKRTYNFI encoded by the exons ATGCTTTTCTTCAATTTGAGCAGGAATATTATGAGTACAATGACAATTAAGAGGATGGCGGCGGTTAGAAGAACCTTAAGCACTCAAGTACTCAAGTCTCCCCAATCACTTGTTTCTCTTGACCTACCAGAGATTTGGGCTCCCGTTGCCGATACTATTCATCCTTCTCCACCTTTTAACTATT GCAATGAACGGAATGCTGCAGTGATAGATGGGAAGTTGATTGCCGAGGAAATCAAGTCCACAATAGGTATTGAAGTAAGGAGGATGAAGGAATCCATCGGAAAAGTCCCTGGTTTGGCTGTTATTCTAGTTGGCCACAGATGGGACTCGAGAACATATGTCCGAAACAAGATTACTGCCTGTGTAGATACTGGAATCAAATCCCTTACCACTGAGCTGCCTGAGGAATGCTCCGAAGATGCTGTTCTTAATGCTGTCTTGCGTTTTAACGAGGATCCATCTATTCATGGTATTCTTGTGCAGCTTCCACTACCACAA CATATGGATGAGGCGAAGATATTGAATGTGCTGAGTATGGAAAAGGATGTCGACGGCTTCCATCCGTTACACATGGGCAATCTTGCCATGACAGGCAAGGAACCAATGTTCATCCCTTGCACTCCAAAGGCTTGCATTGAGTTATTGATGAGGCACGGTATCGAAATTATGGGAAAGAATGCAGTGGTTATAGGAAGAAGCAACATCGTTGGTTTGCCCACATCCTTGTTGTTGCAG AGACACCATGCAACTGTTAGCATTATACATGAAGTAACAAATAATCCAGAGCAGATAACTAAGGAAGCAGACATTGTGGTGACAGCTGCTGGCGTGCCCAACTTGGTCCGTGGCAACTGGCTAAAACCCGGTGCAGTTATTATTGATGTGGGAACTTGCCCAGTTGAG GATCCCAGCAGTGAAAATGGTTATAGGCTTATGGGAGATGTTTGCTACGAGGAAGCAGTGAAGGTGGCATCGGCAATTACACCTGTGCCTGGAGGTGTCGGCCCCATGACAATTGCAATGCTGCTTACTAATACTCTTGATTCTGCTAAGCGgacatataattttatttga